Within the Malus sylvestris chromosome 4, drMalSylv7.2, whole genome shotgun sequence genome, the region ATATCACTTTCCAAAGCTCCAATGCCGAACTAAGCAGAGGAAGTCCCGAAGAAAGAAGATTAGCATAGAAATGAGGTCAAGGAAAGCTCCGGTGGCATTTAGGGCGGCGGGGCAGCGCTCACTGCCTTCATTATTCTCGTCTTGCTCAAAAACGCCGTAAGGGAAAAATCACCAAACCCaacatttttctcttttgtcgATTAAATTGGAGCTGATTTTTGTTAGATACAATTGTTCTGCGTGGAATTAGGGCCAAGGTTGCAGAAGAAAATCCAGATGAAGGCAACAATGTGCCACTTTCGGACTCTTCAGAGAGGAAGCTGCTCCGGACTTCTGCAAAATCCACAACAGTAAAGGTACCCATTTGTTAccttctgtttggttgctgagaaaattgtGAGGGAAAGAAAGAGACAAATCAAATACtgggttttatattttctgtCCAGATTTACTGTTTTCTCTGATTATTAGAAGCAAAAGAGGAATCTTGTAGGCTACATTTTACCCAAGTGAATCGTACTTTCGTGAAAAATTGCAACTTTAAGTTGCCAAAGGCAACTAGTTGTATTGTAAATTACTAAATTATGTCGATTGAGAAGCAATTTAGACACTCATATTTGACCCTCTACACACCCCCTCTTAATTTTAACTGGTTGATTCTCCTTTGATTGTTCAATCTAACGCTAAAAAACAAGAGAGGTGTGTTGAAATCATTTCCCTTTTCTCAAATTTAGAGCAGATAACTGAAAGTTTGGAACTTGATTATTTCCTTTTAGGTAGTTCCAGGAGTTGGATGTAGCATGTGGGTCTTTGTTAGatatataaaacaaaacaaaaaggatGTGCATTTAGGTTCCTGTTTTGATttaagatttggggtttgaatgaaattggttTAATTCTCAGGAAAGGTTAAGGCCCTTCTCATCTGTATTTGGGTCAAGAGATTTAAGTGAGTCTATGGATGAGCAAGTTGGGGCAAAGAAAGGAGGGGAAGCAGAGAAGAATCATGTTGCTGCTTTAGTGGCTCTCGAACTTTTCAACCATACTGATCTGGGAAAAGGACATTCTGTAGGTCCATCCACTgctggtgaagttgaaagttcTAATGAAGATGTAGTTCAAGAATCGAGAAAAAGGAGGAACCCCTTTGAAGGTTTGCTTTAGTATCTCAACTTTTCTTGGTGCTAGATTATCTTTAGAATGAACTAAGCTTCTCTTGATGATCATTTTTTGGTTTGTCTTCAGAGAGAAATATAATTGAAAACTGAATTGTTTCTTTATGTTGCACTAATCTTGGGGGAAAACTGAAAACCTTATTAAAACAGCCTAACTCAACCAATTCAAAAGACTATTTCTTGTTCAGGACTGGGGCGATGTTTGCTGGATCTTAATACGGTATAAAATTTGGTTGTTTAGTTCTTCATAGAACCAACAAGCACAACAAGCGAGTTTAGTAAGTTTTCCATTTCTTCAGGTGCTAATTCGTATAGTGCATCACATTTCAAGAATGCGATTAATGTTTATGAAATGTGATTGTGCCCAGTACTTCTAAAATAGGTACCAATAGAAAATGATTGCAATGGTAGTTTGCTTGGAGAAGTGTACACATAGGGTGGGGAGTTGTAGAATGAGGTGTAGCCAAGGTGTTAAGAGTAGTACTTCCT harbors:
- the LOC126617958 gene encoding uncharacterized protein LOC126617958, with product MRSRKAPVAFRAAGQRSLPSLFSSCSKTPAKVAEENPDEGNNVPLSDSSERKLLRTSAKSTTVKERLRPFSSVFGSRDLSESMDEQVGAKKGGEAEKNHVAALVALELFNHTDLGKGHSVGPSTAGEVESSNEDVVQESRKRRNPFEGGGYKPIVRKNFTVLGGDPTPKPNQKRRRDESLIVGKEKPGPAYNHYASGRGWWDCDREGIDNEEVGLNEVWEGVGSTTLGGIEWH